Proteins encoded in a region of the Microbacterium neungamense genome:
- the hemB gene encoding porphobilinogen synthase has translation MSRFPDTRLRRLRQSRAVRDLVRETSLEPRQLVLPLFVREGVTEPQPIGSMPGVVQHSLDSLRRAVTDAADAGVGGVMLFGVPAVRDAIGSAADDPDGILNVATAAVASEVGDALVVQTDLCLDEFTDHGHCGVLDGDGAVDNDATLERYASMALAQAQAGSQMLGLSGMMDGQVAVVRQALDDEGFTDTLLLAYAAKYASAFYGPFREAVDSQLTGDRRTYQLDPGNRREGVREALFDQDEGADIVMVKPAMAFLDVLREVRDSVEVPVWAYQVSGEYAMIEAAATNGWIDRPAAVLESLLSIRRAGADAVLTYWAAEAARWLR, from the coding sequence GTGAGCCGCTTCCCCGACACCCGCCTGCGCCGGCTGCGCCAGTCGCGCGCCGTCCGCGACCTCGTCCGCGAGACCTCGCTCGAGCCGCGCCAGCTCGTGCTCCCGCTGTTCGTGCGCGAGGGCGTGACTGAGCCCCAGCCGATCGGCTCCATGCCGGGCGTGGTGCAGCACTCCCTCGACTCCCTGCGTCGCGCGGTGACGGATGCCGCGGATGCCGGCGTCGGCGGCGTCATGCTGTTCGGCGTCCCCGCGGTGCGGGATGCGATCGGCAGCGCGGCCGACGACCCGGACGGCATCCTGAACGTCGCGACGGCCGCCGTGGCATCCGAGGTCGGCGACGCGCTGGTGGTGCAGACCGACCTGTGCCTGGACGAATTCACCGACCACGGGCACTGCGGGGTGCTGGACGGCGACGGGGCGGTCGACAACGACGCCACGCTGGAGCGGTACGCGTCGATGGCGCTCGCGCAGGCGCAGGCAGGATCGCAGATGCTCGGACTGTCCGGCATGATGGACGGCCAGGTCGCGGTGGTGCGGCAGGCCCTGGACGACGAGGGCTTCACCGACACGCTGCTGCTCGCGTACGCGGCGAAGTACGCCAGCGCGTTCTACGGCCCGTTCCGCGAGGCCGTCGACTCGCAGCTGACCGGCGACCGCCGCACCTACCAGCTCGACCCCGGCAACCGGCGCGAGGGCGTCCGCGAGGCGCTGTTCGATCAGGACGAGGGCGCCGACATCGTGATGGTCAAGCCGGCGATGGCGTTCCTGGATGTGCTGCGCGAGGTGCGCGACAGCGTGGAGGTCCCGGTGTGGGCGTACCAGGTGTCGGGGGAGTACGCGATGATCGAGGCGGCTGCGACCAACGGCTGGATCGACCGCCCTGCCGCCGTGCTCGAGTCGCTGCTGTCGATCCGCCGCGCCGGCGCCGACGCCGTGCTCACGTACTGGGCCGCCGAGGCCGCCCGCTGGCTCCGCTGA
- a CDS encoding ATP-binding cassette domain-containing protein, producing MPEGQVLEFTRVTKRFGAVTAVSDFSARVEPGAVTGFLGPNGAGKTTSLRMLLGQIRPTSGTVTIGGVPYAELRHPLRTIGAVLEDTMYRPRRTAARQLTIAAKANGIPASRVDEVLRMVGLQDDADTRIGGFSLGMRQRLTVATALLGDPGALVLDEPANGLDPEGIRWMRLLMRRLADEGRTVLVSSHVLSEIEQVADDVVVLSKGRAVYAGSIDDLVDPTTGSVIVDAEDRQGLTAALRAAGLQYDVLRSGLTVRGSDAAAVGAVAAAAGIALTTLQQRGPSLEEVFLDLVYGRRTESPALNEVANPVAHAPYEGADAAGAAAAATFDAGAAPDVDETEARDADAGAAVDEASTAAVSGETAAGEHEAPAVAGEHAEGDAGEPADAEVSSTGDAEGEEGAAAPDEQTEAAPADATEAAATEDQHTDAEHPDTEQAEAEQAEAEHADTEHPDAEHTDTEHPDTEQAEAASDHGEASPEATDAEEAEGSAVHEFQGTTDAEGAEDANDDGSDFLAALSTVRIEHEDDAQGERDGDERGESEHDDRTGAIELPPTGLWGDSPTEPEPKEKDTPGVLPLATMSVSLPPQSDRQSFTELITGIPSTLDGDRSADDTRDGEEPPAETSGIEVLSSLLGAHDEDEDEVVDDQDDPRLTAMRTSLSDAARRFFEGPAPDYPYGEAPRPDAAEAHDEAPADEAPADEAPADDATRAIDTVEPTDAGDDTRTDEAGDHHYDGDHAGDHHEGDHHG from the coding sequence ATGCCCGAAGGACAGGTGCTCGAGTTCACCCGGGTCACGAAGCGCTTCGGCGCCGTGACGGCGGTGTCCGACTTCTCGGCCCGCGTCGAGCCCGGCGCGGTCACGGGCTTTCTCGGACCCAACGGGGCCGGCAAGACGACCTCGCTGCGGATGCTGCTCGGCCAGATCCGCCCCACCTCCGGCACCGTCACGATCGGCGGCGTTCCGTACGCCGAGCTGCGGCATCCGCTCCGCACCATCGGCGCGGTCCTCGAGGACACGATGTATCGTCCCCGCCGCACCGCCGCGCGCCAGCTGACGATCGCGGCGAAGGCCAACGGCATCCCGGCCTCGCGCGTCGACGAGGTGCTGCGCATGGTCGGCCTGCAGGACGACGCCGACACCCGCATCGGCGGGTTCTCCCTCGGCATGCGTCAGCGGCTCACCGTGGCGACGGCGCTGCTGGGCGATCCGGGCGCGCTGGTGCTCGACGAGCCCGCGAACGGGCTCGACCCCGAGGGGATCCGCTGGATGCGCCTCCTCATGCGCCGGCTCGCCGACGAGGGACGCACGGTGCTGGTCTCCTCGCACGTGCTCAGCGAGATCGAGCAGGTCGCCGACGACGTCGTGGTGCTCTCGAAGGGGCGTGCGGTGTACGCCGGCAGCATCGACGACCTCGTCGACCCGACCACCGGTTCGGTGATCGTCGACGCCGAGGATCGCCAGGGTCTCACCGCCGCGCTGCGGGCGGCCGGCTTGCAGTACGACGTGCTGCGCTCGGGTCTTACGGTGCGGGGTTCGGATGCCGCCGCCGTGGGCGCCGTCGCCGCTGCCGCGGGCATCGCCTTGACGACCCTGCAGCAGCGCGGGCCGAGCCTCGAGGAGGTCTTCCTCGACCTCGTCTACGGTCGCCGCACGGAGAGCCCGGCCCTGAACGAGGTCGCGAACCCGGTGGCGCACGCGCCGTACGAGGGTGCGGATGCCGCGGGCGCCGCGGCCGCGGCGACGTTCGACGCCGGCGCTGCTCCCGACGTCGACGAGACCGAGGCACGCGACGCGGATGCCGGCGCGGCAGTGGACGAGGCGTCGACCGCTGCGGTCTCCGGTGAGACCGCAGCCGGCGAGCACGAGGCACCGGCGGTCGCCGGAGAGCATGCGGAGGGCGACGCGGGCGAGCCCGCGGATGCCGAGGTCTCGTCCACCGGGGACGCGGAGGGCGAAGAAGGCGCCGCCGCCCCGGATGAGCAGACCGAAGCCGCTCCCGCGGACGCGACCGAGGCGGCGGCGACCGAGGACCAGCACACCGACGCCGAGCATCCCGACACCGAGCAGGCCGAGGCCGAGCAGGCCGAGGCCGAGCACGCCGACACCGAGCATCCCGACGCCGAGCACACCGACACCGAGCATCCCGACACCGAGCAGGCCGAGGCCGCATCCGACCACGGCGAAGCCTCCCCCGAGGCGACCGATGCGGAGGAGGCGGAAGGTTCCGCGGTCCACGAGTTCCAGGGCACGACGGACGCCGAAGGGGCCGAGGACGCGAACGACGACGGCTCCGACTTCCTGGCGGCTCTCAGCACCGTGCGCATCGAGCACGAGGACGATGCCCAGGGCGAGCGTGACGGCGACGAGCGCGGCGAGTCCGAACACGATGACCGGACCGGCGCGATCGAGCTCCCGCCCACGGGCCTGTGGGGCGACAGCCCGACCGAACCCGAGCCGAAGGAGAAGGACACCCCCGGCGTCCTGCCCCTGGCGACCATGTCGGTCTCGTTGCCGCCGCAGAGCGATCGGCAGAGCTTCACTGAGCTCATCACCGGCATCCCCTCGACGCTCGACGGCGACCGGTCCGCGGACGACACCCGCGACGGCGAGGAGCCGCCCGCCGAGACCTCGGGCATCGAGGTGCTCTCCTCCCTGCTCGGCGCGCACGACGAGGACGAGGACGAGGTCGTGGACGACCAGGATGACCCGCGCCTCACCGCGATGCGCACCTCGCTCTCCGACGCCGCCCGCCGCTTCTTCGAGGGCCCCGCCCCCGACTACCCCTATGGCGAGGCCCCGCGACCGGACGCTGCGGAAGCTCACGACGAGGCTCCGGCCGACGAGGCTCCGGCCGACGAGGCTCCGGCCGACGACGCGACGCGCGCGATCGACACCGTGGAGCCGACGGATGCCGGGGACGACACCCGCACCGACGAGGCCGGCGACCACCACTACGACGGCGACCACGCCGGCGACCACCACGAGGGCGACCACCACGGCTGA
- a CDS encoding uroporphyrinogen-III synthase codes for MTASETKPAKPLHGWRVLVPRGGPWGDGVAASLRAQGAVPVVAPLINFAPAADQGVLEAALERLQSGHYDWLTITSATTVDVLFAHRVKIPSRTKVAAVGETTAAALQAVGYEVSLVPDQDNSAEGMAEQLIALEPEPRRILSLRSEIAKPVLSVMLNLAGHDVDSVVAYRTVGVPVTERIRRDVESGRINAILITSGSVAQQVREQFPDIPDTTLLAAIGPRTAKDARRAGLPISVVADKQTVDALIDAVSHFTLPHAADEFAR; via the coding sequence ATGACTGCTTCCGAAACGAAACCGGCGAAGCCGCTGCACGGCTGGCGCGTCCTCGTGCCGCGCGGCGGCCCGTGGGGCGACGGGGTCGCGGCCAGTCTGCGAGCGCAGGGCGCCGTGCCCGTCGTGGCGCCCCTGATAAACTTCGCCCCCGCGGCCGACCAGGGCGTGCTCGAGGCGGCGCTGGAGCGCCTGCAGTCCGGCCACTACGACTGGCTCACCATCACCAGCGCGACCACGGTGGACGTGCTGTTCGCGCATCGGGTGAAGATCCCGTCCCGCACCAAGGTCGCCGCCGTCGGCGAGACCACCGCGGCGGCGCTGCAGGCGGTCGGCTACGAGGTCTCGCTGGTGCCCGACCAGGACAACTCGGCGGAGGGCATGGCCGAGCAGCTGATCGCGCTGGAGCCCGAGCCCCGGCGCATCCTGTCGCTGCGCAGCGAGATCGCCAAGCCCGTGCTGTCGGTGATGCTGAACCTCGCCGGACACGACGTCGACAGCGTCGTCGCCTACCGCACGGTCGGGGTCCCGGTCACCGAGCGGATCCGCCGCGACGTGGAGAGCGGACGCATCAACGCGATCCTGATCACCAGCGGGTCGGTCGCGCAGCAGGTGCGCGAGCAGTTCCCCGACATCCCGGACACCACCCTTCTCGCGGCCATCGGCCCGCGCACGGCGAAAGACGCCCGCCGCGCCGGGCTGCCGATCTCGGTGGTCGCCGACAAGCAGACCGTGGACGCGCTGATCGACGCGGTCTCGCACTTCACCCTTCCGCACGCCGCCGACGAGTTCGCCCGGTGA
- a CDS encoding enoyl-CoA hydratase/isomerase family protein, translating into MTDSAEPTVLVRTEHSLGRITLNRPRAINALDPEMIERITTALQDWRDDSDIQCVLIDGEGERGLCAGGDVRALYDQIVGGRTELTEAFFRAEYAMNAMIAEYPKPVVAFADGITMGGGIGLAGHAAVRIVTERSRLAMPETRIGFTPDVGGTWLLGRAPGRLGEYLGLTGTSMNAADAIYAGFADHYVPSDRLDALRDALAHRADPGTPNELVLLFDETPEPSSLIAARSWVDDAFAADSVAEILDRLDAREEPDAAAAAATLRELAPTGLAVTLDAVREARAMSGVREALEGEYRRVIWFVHHHPDLVEGIRAQLVDKDRQPKWQPASIAELAPDAGAPAREYVPEPALFSAVR; encoded by the coding sequence GTGACCGACTCCGCCGAACCCACCGTCCTCGTCCGCACCGAGCACTCGCTCGGCCGGATCACGCTGAACCGCCCACGCGCGATCAACGCCCTCGACCCGGAGATGATCGAACGGATCACGACCGCGCTCCAGGACTGGCGCGACGACAGCGACATCCAGTGCGTGCTGATCGACGGCGAGGGCGAGCGGGGCCTGTGCGCCGGGGGCGACGTGCGCGCCCTCTACGACCAGATCGTCGGCGGGCGGACAGAGCTCACGGAGGCGTTCTTCCGCGCCGAGTACGCGATGAACGCGATGATCGCCGAGTACCCGAAGCCGGTCGTCGCCTTCGCCGACGGGATCACCATGGGCGGCGGCATCGGGCTTGCCGGCCACGCCGCGGTGCGCATCGTCACCGAGCGCTCGCGGCTGGCGATGCCGGAGACGCGCATCGGATTCACGCCCGACGTCGGCGGCACCTGGCTGCTCGGCCGCGCCCCTGGCCGCCTCGGCGAGTACCTGGGGCTCACCGGCACGTCGATGAACGCCGCGGATGCCATCTACGCCGGCTTCGCGGACCACTACGTCCCCTCGGACCGCCTCGACGCGCTGCGCGACGCGCTCGCGCACCGTGCGGACCCGGGCACGCCGAACGAGCTGGTGCTGCTGTTCGACGAGACGCCGGAGCCCTCATCGCTGATCGCCGCCCGCAGCTGGGTGGACGACGCGTTCGCCGCCGACAGCGTCGCAGAGATCCTCGACCGCCTCGACGCGCGGGAGGAGCCGGATGCCGCCGCCGCGGCGGCGACACTGCGCGAGCTCGCCCCCACCGGTCTCGCGGTCACCCTCGACGCCGTGCGCGAGGCGCGGGCGATGAGCGGGGTGCGCGAGGCGCTGGAGGGCGAGTACCGGCGCGTGATCTGGTTCGTCCACCATCATCCGGACCTCGTCGAGGGCATCCGCGCGCAGCTGGTCGACAAGGACCGGCAGCCGAAGTGGCAGCCCGCGTCCATCGCCGAGCTCGCCCCGGACGCCGGGGCCCCGGCCCGCGAGTACGTCCCCGAGCCGGCGCTGTTCTCCGCCGTGCGCTGA
- the hemC gene encoding hydroxymethylbilane synthase, producing the protein MSAPIRLGTRRSALAQAQSGQVAAALEKAAGRPVELVPITSEGDTNRASLSEIGGRGVFATRLREALLAGDCDILVHSLKDLPTAVPEGLVIAATPPREDARDVVITRGGTPLHELRSGSTVGTGAPRRIAQVRRRAPHAQPVDIRGNVDSRLERVASGELDAVILAAAGLSRLGAELKLHREDLGLAEWPTAPGQGALAVETTADAPAELRQALARLDDEDTRIAVTVERAILAGLESGCQAPMAAHAAVTGDTIRIRTVVYEPGGARRIGLDVTERLNRGYIRRNGSGNGADAADDADPMRAIRDIGMSVAHRLLEQGAADLLPRE; encoded by the coding sequence ATGTCCGCCCCGATCCGCCTCGGCACCCGCCGCAGCGCCCTCGCGCAGGCGCAGTCCGGCCAGGTCGCCGCCGCCCTCGAGAAGGCCGCCGGGCGCCCCGTCGAACTCGTGCCGATCACGTCCGAGGGCGACACCAACCGGGCATCCCTGTCCGAGATCGGCGGCCGCGGCGTCTTCGCGACCCGCCTCCGGGAGGCGCTCCTCGCCGGTGACTGCGACATCCTGGTGCACTCCCTGAAGGACCTCCCCACCGCCGTGCCGGAAGGCCTCGTCATCGCCGCCACCCCGCCGCGGGAGGATGCCAGGGACGTCGTGATCACCCGCGGCGGCACGCCGCTGCACGAGCTGCGCTCCGGCAGCACGGTCGGCACCGGCGCTCCCCGGCGCATCGCGCAGGTGCGCCGTCGTGCCCCGCACGCGCAGCCGGTCGACATCCGCGGCAACGTCGACTCGCGGCTGGAGCGGGTCGCCTCCGGCGAGCTCGACGCCGTCATCCTCGCCGCCGCCGGGCTGTCCCGCCTCGGCGCCGAGCTGAAGCTGCATCGCGAGGACCTCGGGCTCGCCGAGTGGCCCACCGCGCCGGGGCAGGGGGCCCTGGCCGTGGAGACGACGGCGGACGCGCCGGCAGAGCTGCGCCAGGCGCTCGCGCGCCTCGACGACGAGGACACCCGCATCGCGGTGACGGTCGAGCGGGCGATCCTCGCCGGGCTCGAATCCGGATGCCAGGCGCCGATGGCCGCGCACGCGGCCGTCACGGGCGACACCATCCGCATCCGCACCGTCGTGTACGAGCCCGGCGGCGCCCGCAGGATCGGCCTCGACGTCACGGAGCGCCTGAACCGGGGGTATATTCGACGGAACGGCAGCGGCAACGGCGCGGATGCTGCCGATGATGCAGACCCGATGCGCGCGATCCGTGACATCGGCATGTCTGTGGCTCATCGGCTGCTCGAACAGGGGGCGGCCGACCTCCTTCCGCGAGAGTGA
- the hemL gene encoding glutamate-1-semialdehyde 2,1-aminomutase, which produces MTDRNDDLFDTARTVIPGGVNSPVRAYGSVGGTPRFLASARGARVTDAAGTEYIDLVASWGPALLGHAHPEVVQAVQEAAARGLSFGAPTEGEVELAQLIADRVRHGDVRPVERVRLVSTGTEATMTAIRLARGATGRDLLVKFSGHYHGHSDGLLAAAGSGVATLALPGSAGVPAPIAAQTLVIDYNDPEALAAVFAEHGQRIAAVIVEAASANMGVVAPQPGFNRLIAETAHAHGALMILDEVLTGFRVHPAGFWGLQQQAGEEYQPDIITFGKVVGGGMPLAALGGRAEIMDLLAPVGPVYQAGTLSGNPLSVAAGLATLRLATPEVYAAIDAAADRLAASLDAALTDAGVVHAVPRAGNLFGVAFLPEAPRDYAQAQRQESFRYAPFFHAMREQGVALPPSVFEAWFLTAAHGEEELAAIEAALPAAASAAASAA; this is translated from the coding sequence ATGACCGACCGCAACGACGACCTCTTCGACACCGCCCGCACCGTCATCCCCGGCGGGGTGAACTCGCCGGTGCGCGCGTACGGCTCGGTCGGCGGCACGCCGCGGTTCCTGGCATCCGCTCGCGGGGCGCGGGTGACGGATGCCGCGGGCACCGAGTACATCGACCTCGTCGCGTCCTGGGGTCCGGCGCTGCTCGGCCACGCGCATCCGGAGGTCGTGCAGGCGGTGCAGGAGGCGGCCGCGCGCGGACTGTCCTTCGGCGCCCCCACCGAGGGCGAGGTGGAGCTCGCGCAGCTGATCGCCGACCGCGTGCGCCACGGCGATGTGCGCCCGGTCGAGCGGGTGCGCCTGGTGTCCACCGGCACCGAGGCGACGATGACGGCGATCCGCCTGGCACGAGGCGCCACCGGACGCGACCTGCTGGTGAAGTTCTCCGGCCACTACCACGGCCACTCCGACGGCCTGCTCGCCGCGGCCGGCTCCGGGGTGGCGACCCTGGCCCTGCCCGGTTCGGCGGGCGTGCCGGCGCCGATCGCCGCGCAGACGCTCGTCATCGACTACAACGACCCCGAGGCGCTCGCCGCGGTGTTCGCCGAGCACGGACAGCGCATCGCCGCGGTGATCGTCGAGGCGGCATCCGCGAACATGGGCGTCGTGGCGCCCCAGCCCGGCTTCAACCGCCTCATCGCGGAGACCGCGCACGCACACGGCGCGCTGATGATCCTGGACGAGGTGCTCACCGGGTTCCGCGTGCATCCGGCCGGCTTCTGGGGTCTGCAGCAGCAGGCCGGCGAGGAGTACCAGCCCGACATCATCACCTTCGGCAAGGTGGTCGGCGGCGGGATGCCGCTGGCGGCGCTCGGCGGCCGCGCCGAGATCATGGACCTGCTCGCGCCGGTCGGCCCGGTGTACCAGGCGGGCACGCTGTCCGGCAACCCGCTCTCGGTCGCCGCAGGGCTCGCCACGCTGCGCCTGGCGACCCCCGAGGTGTACGCGGCGATCGACGCCGCGGCCGACCGCCTGGCGGCCTCCCTCGACGCCGCGCTGACGGATGCCGGGGTCGTGCACGCCGTGCCGCGCGCGGGCAACCTGTTCGGGGTGGCGTTCCTTCCCGAGGCGCCGCGCGACTACGCGCAGGCGCAGCGGCAGGAGTCGTTCCGTTACGCGCCGTTCTTCCACGCCATGCGCGAGCAGGGGGTGGCCCTGCCGCCGAGCGTCTTCGAGGCGTGGTTCCTTACCGCCGCCCACGGCGAGGAGGAGCTCGCGGCGATCGAGGCGGCCCTCCCCGCCGCCGCATCCGCCGCCGCATCGGCCGCCTGA
- a CDS encoding protoporphyrinogen/coproporphyrinogen oxidase — protein MTAEHPAELAARAAQQHVVVIGGGIGGLVAARECAKVGMPVTVLEAEERLGGAVRSATLDGLVVDAGAESFATRGGHVRRLVEELGLGEAIVSPEGGGAWLTGIPDAADAPLPVGGMLGILANPFADDVRRIIGWRGAWRAYLDRLRPPLTIGHEHSLGRLVRSRMGARVLDRLVAPVTAGVYSAHPDDVDVDVAIPGLNAALTRVGSLSGAVAVLREEQKARTAPGSAVQGLHGGMGRLVDALRADLETYGAGIRTGVRATALRREGGVWIVDVDEASTDADADACEPLGAAAEALRATGVILAVPEPAARALLDGIATLGAPGAAPEIEIVTLLLDAATLDAAPRGSGVLTVPGSRAAKALTHSTAKWGWLREAAAGRHVVRVSFGSQGEPAATAALDDAEAARLALAEASAMLGVPLEPSQLRAGHRARFVQAQPSSLIGAAERRDAARDAIRRTPGLAAVGAWLAGTGLAQVVPDAVAEADRLRHALLWD, from the coding sequence ATGACCGCTGAGCATCCCGCCGAACTCGCCGCCCGCGCCGCACAGCAGCACGTCGTCGTGATCGGCGGCGGCATCGGCGGACTCGTCGCCGCCCGCGAGTGCGCCAAGGTCGGGATGCCGGTGACCGTGCTCGAGGCGGAGGAGCGGCTGGGCGGAGCCGTGCGCAGCGCGACGCTGGACGGGCTGGTCGTGGACGCCGGGGCCGAGAGCTTCGCCACCCGGGGCGGCCACGTGCGCCGGCTCGTCGAGGAGCTCGGACTCGGCGAGGCGATCGTGTCGCCCGAGGGCGGCGGCGCGTGGCTGACCGGCATCCCGGATGCCGCGGATGCTCCGCTGCCGGTCGGCGGGATGCTGGGCATCCTGGCGAATCCGTTCGCCGACGACGTCCGCCGCATCATCGGCTGGCGCGGCGCGTGGCGCGCGTACCTCGACCGGCTGCGGCCGCCGCTGACCATCGGCCACGAGCACAGCCTGGGCAGGTTGGTCCGCTCCCGGATGGGCGCACGCGTCCTGGACCGGCTCGTCGCCCCGGTGACGGCGGGCGTCTACTCCGCGCACCCGGACGACGTCGATGTGGACGTCGCGATCCCCGGCCTGAACGCCGCGCTCACCCGCGTCGGCTCCCTCTCCGGTGCGGTCGCCGTCCTCCGCGAGGAGCAGAAGGCGCGCACGGCGCCCGGCTCCGCGGTGCAGGGGCTCCACGGCGGCATGGGTCGGCTCGTGGACGCCCTCCGCGCAGACCTCGAGACCTACGGCGCCGGCATCCGCACCGGCGTGCGCGCGACCGCGCTGCGGCGCGAGGGCGGCGTATGGATCGTCGACGTCGACGAGGCGTCGACGGATGCGGATGCGGACGCCTGCGAGCCGCTGGGGGCCGCCGCCGAGGCGCTGCGCGCCACCGGCGTGATCCTCGCCGTGCCGGAACCGGCGGCGCGAGCCCTCCTGGACGGGATCGCGACCCTCGGCGCCCCCGGCGCGGCGCCGGAGATCGAGATCGTCACGCTCCTGCTCGACGCCGCCACCCTCGACGCCGCGCCCCGCGGCAGCGGCGTGCTCACCGTGCCCGGCAGCCGCGCCGCCAAGGCGCTCACGCACTCGACGGCGAAGTGGGGCTGGCTGCGGGAGGCCGCGGCCGGGCGGCACGTGGTCCGGGTCTCCTTCGGCAGCCAGGGAGAGCCGGCGGCGACCGCCGCACTCGACGACGCGGAGGCCGCTCGGCTCGCCCTCGCCGAGGCATCCGCCATGCTCGGCGTCCCGCTCGAGCCTTCGCAGCTGCGCGCCGGCCACCGCGCCCGGTTCGTGCAGGCGCAGCCGTCCTCGCTGATCGGCGCCGCGGAACGGCGGGACGCCGCGCGCGACGCGATCCGGCGCACGCCCGGCCTCGCCGCGGTCGGGGCCTGGCTCGCCGGCACCGGGCTGGCGCAGGTGGTGCCGGACGCGGTCGCCGAGGCCGACCGCCTGCGGCACGCCCTGCTCTGGGACTGA
- the hemQ gene encoding hydrogen peroxide-dependent heme synthase: MSEQRDENPSGFTLWAVWRRNPDLAVTESDATELETIVGHIEDSGVAVRGFYDVSGLKADADLMVWLHGDTAEELQRALRRLRRTELLRTLLPVWNVMGVHRDAEFNRAHVPGFLRGVEPKQWLCLYPFVRTPEWYLAPEEDRRRMLAEHGRKGAAFTGVIANTVAAFALGDYEWLLPLEADDPVELVDLMRDLRYTDARRFVKEEVPFYTGRRLRFDEIADVLQ, encoded by the coding sequence ATGTCCGAGCAGCGCGATGAGAACCCGTCCGGATTCACCCTGTGGGCCGTGTGGCGGCGCAACCCCGACCTCGCCGTCACCGAGAGCGACGCCACCGAGCTGGAGACCATCGTCGGTCACATCGAGGACTCCGGCGTCGCCGTCCGCGGCTTCTACGACGTCAGCGGGCTGAAGGCCGACGCCGACCTGATGGTGTGGCTGCACGGCGACACCGCCGAGGAGCTGCAGCGGGCCCTGCGCCGGCTGCGCCGCACCGAGCTGTTGCGCACCCTGCTGCCGGTCTGGAACGTGATGGGCGTGCACCGCGACGCCGAGTTCAACCGCGCCCACGTGCCCGGGTTCCTGCGCGGTGTCGAGCCGAAGCAGTGGCTCTGCCTGTATCCGTTCGTGCGCACGCCCGAGTGGTACCTCGCCCCCGAGGAGGACCGCCGGCGGATGCTGGCCGAGCACGGCCGCAAGGGCGCAGCGTTCACCGGCGTCATCGCCAACACCGTCGCCGCCTTCGCCCTCGGCGACTACGAGTGGCTGCTGCCGCTGGAGGCCGACGACCCCGTCGAGCTCGTCGACCTGATGCGCGACCTGCGCTACACCGACGCGCGCCGCTTCGTGAAGGAGGAGGTGCCGTTCTACACCGGCCGCCGCCTCCGCTTCGACGAGATCGCCGACGTCCTGCAGTGA
- a CDS encoding phage holin family protein — protein MRGYRDRADDSLLTLIGDLPELVGNLVKAEIDAAKVWVSRTAKDAGIGSVWFLIALFFLFWAVPVILVFAIAGLSSWWPVWLSALAVFGILLIVALLFALLGILKFRKVLRRENPAQAVAEDVRIVRSAGHDHP, from the coding sequence ATGCGCGGATACCGCGACCGCGCCGACGACAGCCTGCTCACGCTGATCGGCGACCTCCCGGAGCTGGTCGGGAACCTCGTCAAGGCCGAGATCGACGCGGCCAAGGTGTGGGTGTCGCGCACCGCGAAGGACGCCGGGATCGGGAGCGTCTGGTTCCTGATCGCGCTGTTCTTCCTGTTCTGGGCGGTGCCGGTCATCCTGGTGTTCGCCATCGCCGGCCTCTCCTCGTGGTGGCCGGTCTGGCTGTCCGCGCTGGCGGTGTTCGGCATCCTGCTGATCGTGGCGCTGCTGTTCGCGCTGCTCGGCATCCTGAAGTTCCGCAAGGTGCTTCGGCGCGAGAACCCCGCCCAGGCGGTCGCCGAAGACGTCCGCATCGTGAGGAGCGCCGGTCATGACCACCCCTGA